Proteins encoded by one window of Paenibacillus urinalis:
- a CDS encoding 4a-hydroxytetrahydrobiopterin dehydratase yields MVFTQEEVEAHLDKLEGWEYEEGRWIVRKFTFTSFMKGIAFVDEVGLISEAFNHHPFITIDHKVVTLRLTSWDDGGITAIDIKEAQQYNEAYDRMMQN; encoded by the coding sequence ATGGTCTTTACACAAGAGGAAGTAGAAGCTCATCTAGATAAACTTGAGGGCTGGGAATACGAAGAGGGGCGCTGGATTGTCCGTAAATTCACGTTTACCAGCTTCATGAAGGGGATTGCCTTTGTTGATGAAGTCGGATTAATATCCGAGGCATTCAATCATCACCCTTTTATCACCATCGATCATAAAGTGGTCACACTGCGGCTCACTTCATGGGATGATGGAGGAATAACAGCGATCGATATTAAAGAAGCACAACAATATAATGAAGCTTACGATAGAATGATGCAAAATTAA